CTTGAAGCAGTTTTTTGTTCGAAGTTTGACGTAACCGCAAAAATAAATAGAAGGTGGGACATAGAATAGCTCCTTCTCTTTACAAAAAACAGCTAATAGCGTTTCGTTTTTAATCACAGCTcagccagtgagagtggttgagtgCAAATGAGTCTTAAAGGGGGtggagcatgtcagatactacaaagcatttgattggtcagaagaagGAAATTGGTTCCATGAAGAAAAtttttgatccatttaggtggaaatgacaaactgcaagttttggatgtttatatcagttttatattaattttggcATTGTTTTGAATCACGCTACCTAATAAATACCCTTAaaactaaaatctaaatttttttatataaatatttttaatttcacgAAACCTTTAACTTAAATATTCACTTGATTGGCCACTTTATAGCATCATATAAGCCATACTCATTAATAAACAGATACTTATTCTCCATGCTTTTAGGTAGGGATGTTCAGATTGGGTCTCGTGAGCTGAAATCAGGCCCGATTACACTGGCCCGattcagactcgatcggaattGGACATTACCTAAAGATCAGGACtcaaatatttatgtatattctTATTATCATTTAACACATATATAGTGTTGCAaaggcacagagttagacctctttcctgacttcacacagaaacaccaatgcatgcggcatgacatcactttgttgcagagatgttATTGGTTGAATGCCagcaaagtagaacacagaagcagcttgaaggGGAAAGCgagagtatgtctgcggtctggaggtattataaagttgatggcgACAACATGGCCAGAGCAAACTgtaagatatgtaaacttgggattgccatCTGAGTATTTTAAGTTTcggtgtttgtttttatattagattgtttttatatttactgcTGCACTGAAGTTTAAAATTGAAGAATTTATGTTAATTATTACTTGAtggttcaagctacctcacagaagggttaggttgttgaatgttaaaataaggtgaatgaaataaaaaataaggaacatcctggatctgtttcttaaCTTCTCTTTATTCTTTTTATGTGATATAGAAGCATCAGATCGGGTTTCGATATGTAGATACccaaatcaaatgactcggactcgagggcaaaaaaaatcAGATCAGGACATTCTTTTAGGTATGTTTCTatgcaaacattttataaatgagaccccagATCTTTAAGCACGCATGCATGTTTTTGTGTGattgtatgcttgtgtgtgatgATATGTACCCTCTGGAGTGGAGCCAGGTTTATGGGAACCCGTAGAGCTGCTTTTGCTCCTCCTGCTGCTGTCGCTGTTGACCGACAGGCTGGAGCGAAGCTTTTTCTGCACACGGTGAGAGACAGGTGATGGGAGCTTCCTGGGTTCTGAAGTGTGGATAGATGGGGGAGGCTGTGTGACCCCACGGGGTGTGCCATGGCCGTTGCTTAGCACCATGTGTAGGCCATTCTGTTGCCTGGAAGCCTCTGCATCGACAGGATGCTGCAGAGATGTTGCTGGCTGGGGCAAAGGCTGAGGCTGAGCTGTAAAAAAAGAGACACAGATCAGTAATTGTATGAGAATAGCTCTACACTAAATCAATAGATGGCTTTTATGATCATTTaaaatctgaaagaaaaaaaaacattttgtaaaacattatttaaaagcttatgtaaattataaaaataaactaaaaatgtgtatttaacaaatatataaaaggTTTACACAAGACCATCAAAGGTTCTATCATGGCAATTAAACTATACTGTATATTCTGGAATCCATTCCAATCCATGGGTGGAGCTAAACTGAACTGGCACACTGGAACCTGAATTGGCACACTTCAATGCAACACTGGAGGAATTTTCGACACAGCAAAAATGTTATTGTagtattttcagaatgagttctACTATTTACAGGGTTGCCTTAtttattccttaaaaaaaaaagaggtctgaCTTCAAAGGTTTTCAGTATGGATGCAATGAAATCAATATTCTGAGTCAAAACCAAAATGGGATTGTTTTTAATTGACATTAAAAACCTGGGTGAAAATTCAGGATGCATGTAACCCCTTTAACCCCTTCAGGATGAATAAGTCCCTTTAAATCAAATCAAGTAATAaatttcactcggtggccatctttgaaacgcctctcagaCAGTATGCTCTGTCATCTGTCAGAATGGGGAACAGAAAATTCTCCAAacctgtttgccaagcttacgattacataaCATACTTgcaatcaccaataaaattaaacaaccttctcataagtttcatttttaaacgttttaatcaaacaaaatcactgttttttttGGTAGCCCGAACTAATGTGCATATGCACTCGAAAGAACAGAGATCACGACACCAAACTCATTTATAgccgttctacacattatcatcttCTGGATAATGCTTCAACTGATCACGCTGCTCCTCCGAAATAATACACAACTTGACAGCGActttttgtttacaagtttgtgggcgtttgagtagCTGCTGTCAGTCATGTaatgtgcatttgacaggacgAACTGCACCTCGCGTTCGTTTCATACAAATTACAATTATTTCaaagtgcacttggttcatttgaaAAGTAGAGTCTtgaagctttatgtggatatattttcCATGTCTGTAAAGCAAGTATTTACaagagattccagtgtgtttgttgatcaccaaactgtcgtaaaagctCACATCTGATCCGAGCTTCTCCCTAGAGAaatgtcagtctatagcaatcgatgattggctcctgtaataGTAGACGAAGCTTCATTGACATactgaccattacacttttccacCTTTTAAATCTATACAAGTGtgacgtcttgtgtattctacagtTTTTGGCTTAACTGAACACTTGAAGCTTAAAATacttaatgtaataaataattattaaaaagtaatattgCAAGACTTTTAAATTTAACTCAAATTATACTGCTTTTAAAATCACAAGCCAATAAAATGACCAGTCAAGtggaaacatttatatattattaattattgtatatattaataatacattttaatatgcatTCTAAACATTTCTACTTCTGCTGAGATTTACAGTTGTTAGATTCACAATATGACAAGTCATCTAGTCCTCCCAAAAGACATGGAAGCACTGTGATTCATGAATGCAACCGGCGCTGAGAACTTGCAGTGTTCATGCACATCACACACATGAGGTATGTGTGGCCTGAACCTAGAGACTGATGCAAAAATAGTAATGGCAAAGTGAGTAAGTGACACTAGCTGGGAGTTTTTATGCATTCTCCTTCAGGAAATGCACCTCATGTTTATTGGGCTCCTTTGAATTATTCATCATCTTTCAGAATTTCCTGGATTTTTTCTTGCCTTCATACAACAACCTCTGCATTTTGTCTGGTGTGTGGTAAGGCACAAACATATGATCTTCTAAGAAAGCCAGTGAAATGAGTTCTctcttaattacttttttttctttaggtGGGAGGTCCAATCTGACTGTGCCATTATTGTTAACAAGAGAAGGAAACCAGTCGGCCTCTTTATAACAACATATCACCCTGGGAAGACGCTGACGGgaatgtaaaataacacaattaaaaacaGGCCATGGCAGCCTCATCAGCCAGCTGTCCATCTGCATGTACACTCCATCCAGCAAACAGGAGCGCTCGCACTCTCAAGCACATGTAGGGACTCAACAGGAGATGCTCTAAGGGCTATCAATAGGCTTAATTTAATTATCATTCAGTttatttaagaatattttatAAACTGTACACAAGTTGTAGAGCTGGTCACTATAGAACTATAGAAGAATTGTTTTTAGTAGTAAAATCAGAATAATTCCATCATTTAATTAATGAAACTATTTTAGCTctgactttttttgtatttttaaagcacACATTATCTACTGAATGCATTGATAACACCGTATGAATGCTCCACTAAACCTTTTTTTTGTGAGTGTTTTAACCATTCAAATTATCATAAAGAAAACACTGAAGTCTTCTCAACCCCTCACTCACATAATCCCTGGCTATTTCAACATGTAATGTAATTCAGTGAAACACTGTGATCATAGTGTATACAAAATTATCCCAACTTTGAACTAATTCCAAACAGAGTCATAAGTTAATGTTGTAAAATTACATACATATTGCAAACAAACAAATCGCAATTTGTTTTTCCAATATCATATTAATACTTAAGTCagtaatctgttttatttattaaatggcaTTTTGCTCTTATTCAACAACTCTTCAATGTCACTACTTGTGTACTAAGctttcagaaatgtatacaagcAACAACAGTTATTAGAAagcaataatttattaaatgatgtTTGTACGTCAGGTCAGTCCACCCGGATCAGCCCAAACGTTAAGTGTATTGCTCTAGGGCACAGCAGTGCTGGTTTATAGATCCTTCTGTTGTAACATCTTGAACCAGACCTGATCTTTAAccacaacattacattacctttggCTTTGCCAGACTGCCTCAAAAGCAGCCCAGTAAAGGAACGCATCGCACATGCATCTTGCAACACATTGCCAGAACAACAGACAAGAGGATGTTGTGGGCATCTGGTGCGCACTGATAGGATCACACGTGCCCGACGAAAGCCCAAAGGCCAAAGCAACCCAAAAGAAAAGTTCCCCCCTTAATGAAATATAAATGCTGCCTTCAACCCAAGGTATGATATGTAATAAAAATTGAATAAGCGCACTAAGCGCAAAAACAAGCATTGTCTCGCAAACGGTGATTGTACACAAACTGACAGGCTGCATTAAAACACCATGTTATGGTGCGGAAGGAAGGGagggagggggaaaaaaaagaaaacagtccAAATTGGTCTTCTAACCGCTCTGCTTCCAACATATCAACAACTGTTGAGAGTGTACATTTGTAGTTGAATAATACATGGTATTCCTCTACACACTCTGTCAAACACATCACAGGCAAACAGGGGGTGAGTGCTTCTTGACTGTCTAAGCAGCATCCCAATTTGGTCCCCTGGATCTGACAGCCTCAAATATCCTGGGAGCATTTTTAAAAGGCCAGTGTTTGATGGATTCATGAAGAACACACAAATATAATTGCCATTTGTCACCGCGTGTTCGGCGTACGCCCTACGCGGGGACGGCGAGCCGGGACACCCAGGAGAGACGCCGCGCCACCGTGGTGGCGTCGCTTTCTATGTAAAACTGTGGATAAACACCCCTTTTGCCTTGGTGTCACAGAAAATAGCTCCGCTGGAAGAATTCGAAATTGTACCCCAAAGACGTGGAAGCAGAGCATGGCGGACCTCCCAAGAACGAATATGTATGAACGTCAACGGCGTGGAGCGGCATAAACAAGACGGTGAAAATTCGGTCAAGCAGGAGGGATGTCGGAAAGGAGGTGAGACGGGCCAGGATGTTCTCTCATTTGCGCTTCTCTCTATGGAGACTGAAAggtaaagagagaaagaaaaaatagaaAAGTAGGTCCCTTTATTTTTGCGGCTCCAGGCCTTTTAATATTTCATCCGGAGAGTGGAGCTGTTTGCTGTGCCCCATTAGGACACCCATCAAACGGAACATACATTAATTCACTTGTCAACTCATGTCATGCAGCTAAACAGCCCCCATCCATTTCTTATCATCATCTGCTAATGGATAACAATCATTACCTGTACAAAAGAGTTGGccagcgaaaaaaaaaaaaaaagcaaagtacGACTGGCCGACGATGAGAATGTGAGGGTCAAAAAAACAGCAGAAGTTCAACTGATTACATTTGTGAAAAATTTTCTTTAAACGGTGTGAATTTTGATTTCCTTCATGTTTCCTTTGAATGGGTTGACTGAAGGTACAACTTTCAACAAGAATAATAAGCAATTCTTGGAGGCTAAATTGATTGACAATGTGGTAGTGCAAATGCTTCACATTAGTTGTTACAGCAAATAACACAATCTTTACACAGCTAATAACAAATAGAAGGATTGGaagtacatatattttattttatttttttttaaatgacacaatttctatcatttaaaaaaaataataatttaattttactattaACAAGTGACTTATTATCAGCCTATTAATAAGCTATtgtatgtttattattacttatcaAGCACATATTTTGAAGGATCTTACTCTTCctattagggctgcacggtgTATAGTTTTAGCATCTATATCGCAATGTGTAAATGCGCAAGATTCTCAACAGATCTGTAATGTGCAGTCAGGATTACACTTCATCATCATCTATATACAGGCTATCTATAATCCAGACGCAATTGAGGAGTCATTTCAGTTTAACCATCAAATTGAGAAAGTTTAtcagttgtgtgtgtttttaaggtCTGTAAGcattttaagtgactttaaagcATTTGGGCACAAGGAGAAATTGCATTTTGAAGctttaacaaaaatacatttaattatgtatttagtGAAGACTATAAAACATATGTTATGTATATAACGCATGTAATTATGTATATGAATGCATGCAATTATGTATTTAGTATGTAATTGTGTACATAGTGAAGACTACAGATAAAGATAAttttatttctgtacctgaatactggaATACTCTTTATATTGTTGCTCTACTGTATTTATCCATGCTGGtaattgtatttatctatgctggcaacattcagaacctataattgatCTAATTTTTCCGCACTGTTAAGGCTACTTTACACTTCTGCGTCGAACGAATGGGTATGGTTCAGCGCTGACTTCATGCAGTTGCATAATTTTGTGAGTACATTACATGTGAGCATATTTTTTGAGGCATAAAATCgcaatcaagttaaaatgtttaattaatcaagatttagattttaggccaaaatgGCCCAGCCCTATTTGCAGATGCACTTCCCactcaataaaaatgttttaaacatttaaaattagatCTTTTCAAGTTAGCTGGTGAGATATTTTTGAGATAAgtttaaatgttctttaaaaagtgtttttttacaatttcatGCAGCCCTATCACCTATCCAATACCTAAAGCCAAATATTAGCAGTGTgaacaaaattaaatacattaatttatatatatatatatatatatatatatatatatatatatatatatatatatatatatatatatatatattattattattattaatatcatcatcatcgcagcaaaaacacaatttttccAATTTCCGAATCAaagctatttttattttccaATCAATATCCTTTGAAAACTTCttataaagaaatattaaaaaataatccttGAGACTTGGGCTTCTGTATTAGAATTTGTTTAGCTCTGTGTGTATAATATGAATGCAACACAAATAACTGTTTAAGGCTCCATGGGCCCGTCTCTCTGATTGAAATGCTAATTTGCAAATGTGCACTGACCTACCAAGAGAGTTCCCACCATCTCCCAAAACAGCCCGGGGTGGCATTTCTCCTAACAAACACCTATGGCAAGCTTACACCTTTCAATCCAAAGCAatacactctctcagttcaaaatgAAGTCCCCGTATTTATAGAAACAAAACCAAGGGAATTTGGTTGGAGGGAAGGAAAGtagaatgaatattattaaaaagggctgggatgaagaaaaaaagaaaacctcCAGCATATTAAAAATCGTTTACGACTTGACCTTCCGACTCTATGGCAAGGTCTTACTTGCCAAGAAAAGAAGCATAAGAATTTTAATTTTCACTTAGGTGATCTACTGCCCGAGCTCAATCCACTTTGTAAACAAGCAGGTGAAATAAAATGTACAAGGAAAGGTGAAAATTGCACCAGTTAAACCTAGAACTTTATATTCAGTCGTACATGCACAACAGCCATGTATATTTTTTAGTTAAGTTATTTTAACTTTCATCCAATTTgtgcatttaatacatttatttgagaCTCCTGTGTGTCTTGATCACAGTAATTGCCCTGTTCTTGAAAGGCGACCCAAATGTCACATGCCAGAACTATTTTAACTCTATTACGGCACCTCCTCCGGTTTGCTGGCACCCTACAATATCTAATTTCTGAGAGACACCGTGGCTCACATCTTATTTTATACTCATTTCTAGCAGAAGATGAATAGGTAGTCACTATTACTCAGCTTTTTTAGTGCTCCGGCACACTTTTAATTCTTTCTGACAATCATTTAAATTTGGCTGTTGGAATGAAACCTGCCGTATAGATGTGACACCTGAGAAGGCGTTTAATATTCCAGGGCCACCCTCTTTCACAGTCATTCACTGTCTGTCCTGCTCTCGCTCGCCTATTCTTTCACTCCATCTCTCTGTAACAATGACAAGCCGAGCCGGGCGTCTGGGATTTACTAATTTCAAATTTAGTAATTTGGCTGCTGAttgagtggggggggggggggagagaaaaaaaaaataacccctTCGGACCTTGTTctgcttaattacattttataaggCAGCCAGCAACTCCAAAGACAAGAAGGGAGATTGGGAAGGCTTGAGCTTTTCATCAATTATACTTTCATTTCAAATCTGCATTTACGCTATACAGCACGCTAGCCATCAAAATCATTAAAACCCTCCAGAAATCTGTGTGATAGGAACAGGGACAACCTATAAGAAGCCAAGCTATGCAAAACTACATTATTCAAGTGAATAATAACTGATTAAATGATCTGAGGTTTATCCTAGTAATACTGGACTTGCTTGATTAGAAATAGACAATTTACTATACAggcagcacgatggctcagtgattagcacggTTGCCTCAttgcaagaaggtctctggttcgagcatGGTTTCCCGTTGTTcagtgggtttccttcgggtgctttggtttccccccacgagtccaaagacatgcgctatgggtgaaataaataaactaaattggccgtagtggcgtcacggtggagcagtggggtgcgtgatcgccttacagcaagaaggtcgttggtttgagccccagcttggtcagttggcattt
The Danio rerio strain Tuebingen ecotype United States chromosome 4, GRCz12tu, whole genome shotgun sequence genome window above contains:
- the mdfic gene encoding myoD family inhibitor domain-containing protein isoform X3 — translated: MSSEAILPPEGPEGPKKQLEEEANPLLSKSTDKCNRCADESVDATETSQTAVPGDPTTNKQDHMISENHTRDDLVRTQPQPLPQPATSLQHPVDAEASRQQNGLHMVLSNGHGTPRGVTQPPPSIHTSEPRKLPSPVSHRVQKKLRSSLSVNSDSSRRSKSSSTGSHKPGSTPED